A stretch of the Fusarium musae strain F31 chromosome 2, whole genome shotgun sequence genome encodes the following:
- the XYL1_2 gene encoding NAD(P)H-dependent D-xylose reductase (XR) — MAPSTVKLASGHEMPLVGFGLWKVPADQAAETVYNAIKSGYRLFDGAYDYQNEKEAGQSIQRAIKEGLVKREDIFVTTKLWNNYHAKEHALAFARSQNEAWGLGYIDLYLIHFPVALEYIEPEKRRYPAWWMNDQGTVKPANVPIRETWEALEEVVDQGIAKSIGVSNFQAQSLYDVQRYARRPISSLQIEHHPYLVQPDLIAMAQENNIAVTAYSSFGPQSFKELPGIFSKRAHGAEPLLESSLIKGIAAKHGKTPAQVVLRWATQRNIAVIPKSNNPSRLAQNLDVVSFDLSQEEIDSISALDRELRFNDPGFYLPNFPLRIFA; from the exons ATGGCTCCCTCTACCGTCAAGCTCGCATCTGGCCATGAAATGCCCTTGGTTGGCTTTGGCCTCTGGAAAGTTCCCGCCGACCAAGCAGCTGAGACCGTCTACAAT GCCATCAAGTCCGGATACAGACTCTTCGACGGAGCATACGATTACCAAAACGAAAAGGAAGCGGGCCAGAGTATCCAGCGCGCTATCAAGGAGGGACTTGTGAAGCGTGAGGATATCTTTGTCACCACGAAGCTTTGGAATAACTACCATGCGAAAGAACATGCCCTTGCCTTTGCCCGATCCCAGAATGAGGCATGGGGTCTTGGATATATTGATCTCTATCTCATCCACTTCCCGGTTGCCCTCGAGTATATTGAGCCTGAGAAACGTCGCTATCCA GCCTGGTGGATGAATGATCAAGGTACTGTCAAGCCGGCTAACGTCCCCATTCGCGAGACATGGGAGGCGCTCGAGGAAGTTGTCGACCAAGGTATCGCCAAGTCCATCGGCGTGTCCAACTTCCAAGCCCAGTCTCTTTATGATGTGCAACGCTACGCTCGTCGCCCTATATCCTCTCTACAAATCGAACACCATCCCTACCTTGTCCAGCCAGACCTCATTGCCATGGCTCAAGAGAACAACATCGCGGTCACAGCCTACTCGTCATTTGGGCCCCAAAGCTTCAAGGAGCTCCCCGGTATCTTCTCTAAGAGAGCTCACGGTGCcgagcctcttcttgagtcTAGCCTCATCAAGGGCATTGCTGCAAAACATGGCAAAACTCCTGCTCAGGTTGTACTACGGTGGGCGACGCAGCGCAACATTGCTGTCATTCCCAAATCAAACAACCCCAGCCGCCTAGCGCAGAATCTGGATGTTGTGAGTTTTGACCTTTCTCAAGAAGAGATTGATAGCATCTCTGCTCTAGACCGCGAGCTAAGGTTCAACGATCCTGGCTTTTATCTTCCTAACTTTCCTCTCCGTATCTTTGCTTAA
- a CDS encoding hypothetical protein (EggNog:ENOG41) yields the protein MASFIADNSSSPSNSWPLDQFVQDPGYLAYQEELRCLIFNTAQTAAPSRETSPTLGNFGPTDEELAAQIKTKAALASGRRLEYLKNYVAQVAPWLDMFDSNGAFTVQVPVLARSCPALLYAVLALSARQMERKEARQHSFDSLELYQEAIRLLNPLLQARDLTIIPICVILCCLEMMCASPQDWRRHLEGCAALFDSFDVNGFSGGLLQAVFWCYARMDLCGALISDGTQGTLVPLDKWLPTGSDPNSAADIFRDLRSPDMHANYSVYLCSKVCELVADRTHYVELGENNGCDSATFERRWLRLWHDLQTWLEDRPAEVVPVQFIESRPFPQILFVHWAGISSNQLYHTACTLLLESKPREVKLDVGPTGSSIWHAKCICGISLTNPHQGCLNNAIQPLWIAGRLLSHKSEHLLLSKLILSIEAMTGWATNWRITDLEHAWGYKVR from the exons ATGGCGTCTTTCATTGCAGACAATTCTTCATCGCCCTCCAACAGCTGGCCACTGGATCAGTTCGTCCAAGATCCTGGATATCTCGCCTACCAGGAAGAACTGCGAtgcctcatcttcaacacagcTCAGACTGCAGCACCATCCCGCGAAACTTCACCTACGCTTGGAAACTTTGGGCCAACTGACGAAGAACTGGCAGCTCAGATAAAGACAAAGGCAGCCCTTGCTTCCGGACGACGACTTGAATACCTCAAGAACTATGTCGCCCAAGTAGCTCCCTGG CTCGATATGTTTGATAGCAACGGAGCATTCACTGTTCAAGTGCCAGTCCTTGCTCGAAGTTGCCCGGCTCTTCTCTATGCAGTGCTCGCCCTGTCCGCTCGCCAGATGGAGCGTAAAGAGGCGAGGCAGCATTCGTTCGACAGTCTCGAACTCTACCAGGAAGCCATTCGTCTCCTTAACCCCCTCCTTCAAGCCCGAGACCTCACAATAATCCCAATATGCGTCATTCTCTGCTGTCTGGAAATGATGTGCGCAAGTCCACAAGACTGGCGCCGTCACCTCGAAGGGTGTGCTGCCCTCTTTGATTCATTTGATGTCAACGGTTTTAGTGGCGGCCTCCTACAAGCTGTCTTTTGGTGTTATGCAAGAATGG ATCTATGTGGCGCGCTCATTTCTGATGGAACTCAAGGCACGCTGGTACCACTGGACAAATGGTTACCTACTGGCTCGGATCCAAACTCCGCTGCTGACATCTTTCGAGACCTCCGCTCACCAGATATGCACGCCAATTACTCAGTATATCTCTGCTCTAAAGTCTGTGAGCTCGTTGCTGACCGCACTCACTATGTCGAGCTTGGGGAGAACAATGGTTGCGATTCTGCAACTTTTGAAAGACGGTGGCTACGACTCTGGCACGATCTTCAAACTTGGTTGGAGGATCGACCAGCAGAAGTGGTTCCTGTCCAGTTCATTGAAAGTCGACCATTTCCCCAGATCCTCTTTGTTCATTGGGCTGGGATCTCATCTAATCAGCTTTATCACACCGCCTGCACGCTGTTGCTAGAATCGAAACCTCGGgaggtcaagcttgatgtGGGACCGACAGGATCTTCCATCTGGCATGCCAAATGTATATGCGGTATTTCCTTGACCAACCCCCATCAAGGCTGTCTCAATAATGCCATCCAGCCGCTTTGGATTGCAGGGAGACTTCTCAGTCACAAGTCAGAACATTTGCTTCTCTCCAAGCTGATCCTGAGCATAGAGGCGATGACGGGGTGGGCGACTAATTGGCGCATAACCGACCTTGAACACGCCTGGGGTTACAAGGTCAGATGA
- a CDS encoding hypothetical protein (EggNog:ENOG41), with product MKFSFALLVPVASVLAAPTPPGIPSDSTARSLLSGLTVAASTNTGTYDRDLFPHWETYEGACNTREYVLKRDGTSVVTNSACAATSGTWKSPYDGATWTQASDIDIDHMVPLKNAWISGAASWTTAKRTQFANDVTRPQLWAGKSIQCFTDNVNQAKSDKSPDSWKPPLTSFYCTYAKSWIQVKSYWQLTITSAEKTALDSMLDYC from the exons atgaagttcTCCTTCGCTCTCCTCGTTCCTGTTGCCAGCGTCCTCGCCGCACCTACACCC CCCGGCATTCCCAGTGACTCTACCGCTCGCTCACTTCTGAGCGGTCTCACTGTCGCCGCTTCCACCAACACAGGCACCTATGACCGAGACCTCTTCCCTCACTGGGAGACCTATGAGGGTGCTTGCAACACTCG TGAGTACGTCTTGAAGAGGGACGGCACATCCGTGGTCACCAACTCGGCCTGTGCTGCGACTTCCGGCACCTGGAAGTCTCCCTATGATGGAGCCACCTGGACGCAGGCCAGcgacatcgacatcgaccACATGGTTCCACTGAAGAATGCTTGGATC TCTGGAGCCGCTTCGTGGACCACCGCCAAGCGTACTCAGTTCGCCAACGATGTTACACGACCCCAGCTGTGGGCAGGCAAGTCAATCCAATGTT ttACCGACAATGTCAACCAGGCAAAGAGCGACAAGTCCCCTGATTCTTGGAAGCCTCCTCTGACCAGCTTCTACTGCACCTACGCCAAGAGCTGGATCCAGGTTAAGAGCTACTGGCAGTTGACTATTACCAGCGCCGAGAAGACTGCTCTCGATTCCATGCTTGACTACTGCTAA
- a CDS encoding hypothetical protein (EggNog:ENOG41), protein MGTSMKAAVDYLDTVDKDMAQVAKGWYSKLMHWADDPQECGLEYLATSFQGYEKDVVAMLKDILSNRIEYSAALDDGTEFHSGEQNARVVKYAEQYYKAMYRGQDETWNLRDTHMFETLTRLLEHRGSDSKAIVWAHNSHVGDARATSMGWSREELNTGQLCKERFGVQAVSIGTGTNTGTVAAAQDWDGNMNIMELQPGLPGSYEELMHAAGIDNIVLDLRKGKCDEKLPKTLNEKRLERLIGVLYRPEMAKASHYLYAVLPEQCDGFIWFDKSKHLGTFEVRQPKSPRKYHGT, encoded by the exons ATGGGCACTTCGATGAAGGCAGCGGTTGACTATCTAGATACTGTTGACAAGGATATGGCACAAGTCGCCAAGGGGTGGTACAGTAAACTGATGCATTGGGCAGATGATCCTCAGGAATGTGGCCTAGAGTATCTGGCAACTTCCTTTCAGGGGTATGAGAAAGACGTTGTCGCGATGCTAAAGGACATTCTAAGTAATCGCATTGAATACTCTGCAGCACTTGACGATGGTACGGAGTTCCATAGTGGAGAGCAGAATGCCAGAGTTGTCAAAT ATGCCGAACAATACTATAAAGCCATGTATCGCGGGCAAGACGAGACATGGAATCTTCGAGACACCCATATGTTTGAAACTCTTACGAGACTTTTGGAACATCGCGGCAGTGATTCCAAAGCCATTGTCTGGGCACATAACAGCCACGTCGGTGATGCCCGGGCTACCAGCATGGGATGGTCAAGAGAAGAACTCAACACTGGGCAGCTCTGCAAGGAGAGGTTTGGAGTCCAAGCTGTCAGTATTGGCACAGGCACAAATACCGGCACGGTGGCTGCAGCCCAGGACTGGGACGGCAACATGAACATTATGGAGCTTCAGCCAGGGCTCCCGGGCAGCTACGAGGAACTTATGCATGCCGCGGGCATTGATAAcattgttcttgatcttcgTAAAGGCAAATGCGATGAGAAGCTACCAAAAACACTCAACgagaagaggctggaaaGGCTTATCGGTGTGCTGTATAGGCCTGAGATGGCGAAGGCTTCGCATTACCTATATGCCGTCTTGCCAGAGCAGTGTGATGGCTTCATCTGGTTTGACAAGTCGAAACACTTGGGGACGTTTGAGGTTCGTCAGCCCAAGTCACCTCGGAAGTACCACGGAACATGA
- the TXNL4A gene encoding Thioredoxin-like 4A (BUSCO:EOG0926506U): MGSVVLPHLNTGWHVDQAILSEEDRLVVIRFGRDWDPDCMRQDEVLYKIADKVRNFAVIYLCDIDQVPDFNQMYELYDPCSLMFFFRNKHMMIDLGTGDNNKIKWVLEDKQELIDIFETVYRGAKKGRGLVVSPKDYSTRHRY; this comes from the exons ATGGGCTCCGTCGTACTTCCCCATCTCAACACCGGCTGGCATGTGGACCAAGCCATTCTCTCAG AGGAAGATCGCCTCGTCGTCATTCGCTTCGGCCGCGATTGGGATCCCGATTGTATGCGCCAGGACGAAGTACTGTACAAGATCGCCGACAAGGTGCGCAACTTCGCCGTGATTTATCTCTGCGATATCGACCAGGTTCCCGACTTCAACCAGATGTACGAGCTGTACGACCCGTGCTCCCTCATGTTCTTCTTCCGAAACAAGCACATGATGATTGATCTGGGAACTGGTgacaacaacaagatcaagtgGGTTCTTGAGGATAAGCAAGAGCTCATTGACATTTTCGAAACGGTGTATCGAGGTGCCAAGAAGGGACGTGGTTTGGTCGTCAGTCCCAAGGATTATTCTACCCGACACAGGTACTAG